A genomic stretch from Deinococcus multiflagellatus includes:
- a CDS encoding MBL fold metallo-hydrolase: MTAPAPTHLLGDLYALQVPIPYPMGAVTVLLDVPAGGPVTMIDTALDTPEAHAALEGGLAALGLHWPDVDRVIITHHHPDHYGLAGLVEERSGASVHLLDVEIGRGERYWHLWEEWLPGHVKHLRDHGLPPESLLSLEAESRRSRQRVHPATRVSPLREGQEVTLSGEPWEVLWLPGHADGHLGLWNEAQGTLIAGDAILPRISPNIGLYAYTRPDPLGDYLQTLGKLEALNPARAVVGHHGPVMTGVQARARELRAHHHERLDFLQAQAAQAPGTAYALSLAMFPRDLNISGRRFALAETLAHLEHLRLLGALYRTWQEDAGAWVYHA, translated from the coding sequence ATGACCGCGCCTGCCCCCACGCACCTGCTGGGTGACCTGTACGCCCTTCAGGTGCCCATTCCCTACCCGATGGGGGCCGTGACCGTCCTGCTGGACGTGCCCGCTGGGGGCCCGGTCACCATGATTGACACCGCGCTGGACACCCCGGAAGCCCACGCGGCCCTGGAAGGCGGGCTGGCGGCGCTGGGACTGCACTGGCCGGATGTGGACCGGGTGATCATCACCCACCACCACCCCGACCACTACGGGCTGGCGGGGCTGGTGGAAGAGCGCAGCGGCGCGTCCGTGCACCTGCTGGACGTGGAAATTGGGCGCGGGGAGCGCTACTGGCACCTATGGGAAGAGTGGCTGCCTGGGCACGTCAAGCACCTGCGCGACCACGGCCTGCCGCCCGAATCGCTGCTGAGCCTGGAGGCCGAGAGCCGCCGCAGCCGCCAGCGGGTGCACCCGGCCACCCGTGTCTCCCCCCTGCGCGAGGGGCAGGAGGTCACGCTGTCCGGCGAGCCCTGGGAGGTGCTGTGGCTGCCCGGCCACGCCGACGGCCACCTGGGCCTGTGGAACGAGGCGCAGGGCACCCTAATTGCCGGGGACGCCATCCTGCCGCGCATCAGCCCGAATATCGGCCTGTACGCCTACACCCGCCCCGATCCGCTGGGCGACTACCTGCAGACGCTGGGCAAGCTTGAAGCCCTGAATCCGGCCCGCGCGGTGGTGGGCCACCACGGCCCCGTGATGACCGGCGTGCAGGCCCGCGCCCGCGAGCTGCGCGCGCACCACCACGAGCGGCTGGACTTCCTGCAGGCCCAGGCCGCCCAGGCGCCGGGCACCGCCTACGCCCTGTCGCTGGCCATGTTTCCGCGCGACCTGAACATCAGCGGGCGGCGTTTTGCCCTGGCCGAAACGCTGGCCCACCTGGAACACCTCCGCCTGCTGGGCGCGCTGTACCGCACCTGGCAGGAGGACGCGGGCGCCTGGGTGTACCACGCCTGA
- a CDS encoding YbjN domain-containing protein, giving the protein MTASTELRRIMTALQEGGLTVEAVEDGALIQDGDARVALFAEPDPQGGVIVRLHLDLDLYVEEDSLSDILMGMNLMNQGLDYGALNLDPVDESEGSEDGEPLTFAVLGRSVLWLPDLGVAELDRLREHLRRFEEEVTQAVERTLHGNKGISA; this is encoded by the coding sequence ATGACAGCTTCAACGGAATTGCGGCGGATCATGACCGCGCTGCAAGAGGGTGGTCTGACCGTCGAAGCGGTCGAGGACGGCGCGCTGATTCAGGACGGCGACGCGCGGGTGGCCCTGTTCGCCGAGCCCGACCCGCAGGGCGGCGTGATTGTGCGCCTGCACCTGGACCTGGACCTGTATGTCGAGGAAGACAGCCTGAGTGACATCCTGATGGGCATGAACCTCATGAACCAGGGCCTGGACTACGGCGCGCTGAATCTGGACCCGGTGGACGAGAGCGAAGGCAGTGAAGACGGCGAGCCCCTGACCTTTGCCGTGCTGGGCCGCAGCGTTCTGTGGCTGCCCGACCTGGGCGTGGCCGAACTGGACCGCCTGCGCGAGCACCTGCGCCGCTTCGAGGAAGAGGTGACGCAGGCGGTGGAACGCACCCTGCACGGGAATAAGGGCATCAGCGCGTAA